One region of Aurantimonas sp. HBX-1 genomic DNA includes:
- a CDS encoding branched-chain amino acid ABC transporter permease: MDAIILQILNGLDKGGAYALIALGLTLIFGTLGVVNFAHGALFMLGAFCAVAFSMVLSISERVRDESVTFFEAYKEVPYLEIWFGETGRTILDWSVPLSMLLAIPFMLLVGLAMERGLIRYFYKRSHAEQILVTFGLAIVLQEIVKHYFGANPIPMTAPPAFAGSADVGQWFGIPGLSYPMWRIIYFLFSLAVIGAVFAFLQLTTFGMVVRAGMADRETVGLLGINIGRKFSIVFGLAAVVAGLAGVMYTPILSPNYHLGMDFLVLSFVVVVVGGMGSLGGAVVAGFLLGILQSFSSMTEIKDIVPGIDQIIIYLVAVVVLLVRPRGLMGRKGVMEA; the protein is encoded by the coding sequence ATGGACGCCATCATCCTTCAGATTCTGAACGGGCTCGACAAGGGCGGGGCCTACGCGCTCATCGCCCTTGGCCTGACCCTGATCTTCGGCACGCTCGGCGTGGTAAACTTCGCCCACGGCGCGTTGTTCATGCTCGGGGCGTTCTGCGCCGTGGCCTTCTCGATGGTGCTGTCTATCTCCGAACGCGTCCGCGACGAGAGCGTCACCTTCTTCGAGGCCTACAAGGAAGTCCCCTATCTGGAGATCTGGTTCGGGGAGACCGGCCGCACGATCCTCGACTGGTCTGTACCGCTGTCCATGCTCCTGGCGATCCCCTTCATGCTGCTTGTCGGGCTGGCGATGGAGCGCGGACTGATCCGCTATTTCTACAAGCGCAGCCATGCCGAGCAGATCCTGGTGACCTTCGGCCTCGCCATCGTGCTGCAGGAGATCGTCAAGCACTATTTCGGGGCCAACCCGATCCCGATGACCGCGCCCCCGGCCTTCGCGGGCAGCGCCGATGTCGGCCAGTGGTTCGGCATACCCGGCCTCAGCTATCCGATGTGGCGCATCATCTACTTCCTGTTCTCGCTCGCCGTCATCGGCGCGGTCTTCGCCTTCCTGCAGCTGACCACCTTCGGCATGGTGGTGCGCGCCGGCATGGCGGATCGCGAGACCGTCGGCCTGCTCGGCATCAATATCGGCCGCAAGTTCTCGATCGTCTTCGGCCTCGCCGCCGTCGTCGCCGGTCTCGCCGGCGTCATGTACACGCCGATCCTGTCGCCCAACTACCATCTCGGCATGGACTTCCTGGTCCTGTCCTTCGTGGTCGTCGTGGTCGGCGGCATGGGCTCGCTGGGCGGCGCGGTGGTTGCCGGGTTCCTGCTCGGCATCCTGCAGTCCTTCTCCTCGATGACCGAGATTAAGGACATCGTGCCGGGGATCGACCAGATCATCATCTACCTTGTCGCCGTCGTCGTCCTGCTGGTTCGCCCGCGGGGTCTGATGGGCCGCAAGGGCGTCATGGAGGCCTGA
- a CDS encoding substrate-binding protein has product MAFYKDGWTRRRLLTTGAGLTAGLAMPHVFTRGAWAQDQAFCNNPSGSTVTLGFNVPQSGPYADEGADELRAFQLAVKHLNGEGDGGMLSTMKPSNLKGNGILGKKVAFVTGDTQTKSDAARASAKRMIEADKAIMISGGSSSGVAVAVQSLCQDMGVIFMAGLTHSNDTTGKDKRRYGFRHFFNAYMSGEALGPILAEEYGKDRRAYHLTADYTWGWTQEESIKNATEALGWETVQAVRTPLGAGDFSQYLTPVLNSGADVLILNHYGGDMVNSLRQAVTQFDMRSKQANGKDFQIVVPLFSELMAQGAGEAVKGILGTANWDWKLDNEATKAFSKSFGEEFGSPPSQAAHTCYVQTLLYANAAETAGTFYPPELIKALEGFEFDGMGNGPTLYRAEDHQCFKDVLVVRGKQEPTNQFDLMEIVKVVPRDEVTYDASIFGGELGPYDAKQC; this is encoded by the coding sequence ATGGCATTCTACAAGGACGGATGGACTCGTCGTCGACTGCTGACGACCGGCGCCGGCTTAACGGCCGGCCTGGCTATGCCGCATGTCTTCACGCGCGGGGCCTGGGCCCAGGATCAGGCCTTCTGCAACAACCCGTCCGGTAGCACCGTGACGCTCGGCTTCAACGTCCCGCAGTCCGGCCCGTACGCCGACGAGGGTGCGGACGAGCTGCGAGCCTTCCAGCTGGCGGTCAAGCACCTGAACGGCGAGGGCGACGGCGGCATGCTGTCGACGATGAAGCCGTCCAACCTCAAGGGCAACGGCATCCTCGGCAAGAAGGTCGCCTTCGTGACCGGCGACACGCAGACCAAGTCCGACGCGGCGCGCGCCTCGGCCAAGCGGATGATCGAGGCCGACAAGGCGATCATGATCTCCGGCGGTTCGTCCTCGGGCGTCGCCGTGGCGGTGCAGTCGCTCTGCCAGGACATGGGCGTGATCTTCATGGCCGGCCTCACCCATTCCAACGACACCACCGGCAAGGACAAGCGGCGCTACGGCTTCCGCCACTTCTTCAACGCCTACATGTCGGGCGAGGCACTCGGACCCATCCTCGCGGAGGAATACGGCAAGGACCGCCGCGCCTATCACCTGACCGCCGACTACACCTGGGGCTGGACGCAGGAAGAGTCGATCAAGAACGCCACCGAGGCCCTCGGCTGGGAGACGGTGCAGGCCGTGCGCACTCCGCTCGGCGCCGGCGACTTCTCGCAGTATCTGACACCGGTCCTGAATTCGGGCGCCGACGTGCTGATCCTGAACCATTACGGCGGCGACATGGTCAACTCGCTGCGCCAGGCCGTCACCCAGTTCGACATGCGTTCCAAGCAGGCCAACGGCAAGGATTTCCAGATCGTGGTGCCGCTCTTCTCGGAGCTGATGGCACAGGGCGCCGGCGAGGCCGTGAAGGGCATTCTCGGCACAGCCAACTGGGACTGGAAGCTCGACAACGAAGCGACCAAGGCGTTCTCCAAGTCGTTCGGCGAGGAGTTCGGCAGCCCGCCCTCGCAGGCCGCCCATACCTGCTACGTCCAGACGCTGCTCTATGCCAACGCGGCCGAGACCGCCGGCACGTTCTATCCGCCGGAGCTGATCAAGGCGCTCGAAGGCTTCGAGTTCGACGGGATGGGCAACGGTCCGACGCTCTACCGCGCCGAGGATCACCAGTGCTTCAAGGACGTGCTCGTCGTTCGCGGCAAGCAGGAGCCGACCAACCAGTTCGACCTGATGGAGATCGTCAAGGTCGTGCCGCGCGACGAGGTCACCTACGACGCGTCGATCTTCGGCGGCGAACTGGGGCCGTACGACGCCAAGCAATGCTGA
- a CDS encoding plasmid stabilization protein — protein MAQITVRKLDDDVLDAIKARAKANKRSTEAEIRAILARSALERNLERRSLLSLAGSARSERTVDEIVADIRALRDEWEDRA, from the coding sequence ATGGCTCAGATTACGGTTCGCAAGCTCGACGACGACGTTCTCGATGCGATCAAGGCGCGGGCGAAGGCGAACAAGCGTTCGACCGAGGCCGAGATCCGCGCCATCCTCGCACGGTCGGCCCTAGAGCGGAATCTCGAGCGGCGTTCGCTCCTGTCCTTGGCCGGCTCCGCACGGAGCGAGCGGACCGTCGATGAGATCGTGGCGGACATCCGGGCCTTGCGGGACGAATGGGAAGACAGGGCGTGA
- a CDS encoding type II toxin-antitoxin system VapC family toxin, with product MRAGDRYYLDANTVIAIVEGVDELGPAQRTFLKSVDDGAVPAVSSEMTLAECVVRPFRDRDGAAIATMLDFLDGRPTLPLVPLSRDVMIMAARIRAETAVKLPDAIHLACAIDAGCTVFVSADKRLQMIGDLRRASFDDLGPFEDGMR from the coding sequence GTGAGGGCGGGGGACCGCTATTATCTCGACGCCAACACGGTCATTGCCATCGTGGAAGGCGTCGATGAGCTCGGCCCGGCCCAACGCACCTTCCTGAAGAGTGTCGACGACGGCGCAGTCCCTGCGGTGTCCAGCGAGATGACCCTGGCGGAGTGCGTGGTCAGGCCATTTCGAGATCGGGACGGAGCGGCGATTGCGACGATGCTGGATTTTCTCGACGGACGACCAACGTTGCCTCTCGTTCCGCTATCTCGGGACGTGATGATCATGGCGGCGAGAATCCGGGCGGAGACCGCCGTAAAGCTGCCGGACGCCATACATCTCGCGTGTGCCATCGACGCCGGATGTACGGTCTTCGTCAGCGCCGACAAGCGGTTGCAGATGATCGGAGATTTGCGCCGCGCTTCCTTCGATGATCTCGGGCCCTTCGAAGACGGGATGCGATGA